A single region of the Chloroflexota bacterium genome encodes:
- a CDS encoding carbohydrate ABC transporter permease, whose protein sequence is MTGTTPVGSVAFGAPGLPEFRSTRRIYLDIFRRRIIVKFALTVILWAIVAFISLPLLWAVLTSLKPDPETMHYPPTLLPAAATLNNYILLFQVLPFARYFLNTVLIAGATSVATIVLSTLAAYAMARFRNRVADFGGLVGLVAYMLPGILVVVPVFTVAHALNALDSPVALTVLYIAYFVPFGVWQLRSYFAGLPRDLEDASMVDGASRFEAFYMVVLPQALPGIIATGIFTFAVAWNEYLFASLLLYTPSNQTLSAGLATVLVGQLNLYSWGILMAGSTLMTLPVLIVFMFVQRQLVAGFSSGAVKG, encoded by the coding sequence GTGACAGGCACCACGCCCGTCGGGTCGGTCGCCTTCGGCGCACCCGGCCTCCCCGAGTTCCGGAGCACACGCCGGATCTATCTCGACATCTTCCGACGTCGGATCATCGTGAAGTTCGCGCTCACGGTCATCCTCTGGGCGATCGTCGCCTTCATCTCCCTGCCGCTCCTGTGGGCCGTCCTCACGTCCCTCAAGCCGGACCCGGAGACGATGCATTACCCGCCGACGCTCCTCCCCGCAGCGGCGACCCTCAACAACTACATCCTGCTCTTCCAAGTCCTGCCGTTCGCCCGGTACTTCCTCAACACCGTCCTCATCGCGGGCGCGACCTCGGTCGCGACGATCGTCCTCTCAACGCTCGCGGCCTACGCGATGGCCAGGTTCCGCAATCGGGTCGCCGATTTCGGCGGCCTCGTCGGGCTCGTCGCGTACATGCTGCCGGGCATCCTCGTCGTGGTGCCGGTCTTCACGGTGGCCCACGCGCTCAACGCGCTCGACTCGCCCGTCGCCCTCACCGTCCTCTACATCGCGTACTTCGTGCCCTTCGGGGTCTGGCAGCTCCGGTCGTATTTCGCCGGCCTCCCGCGCGACCTCGAGGACGCCTCGATGGTCGACGGGGCGAGCCGCTTCGAGGCGTTCTACATGGTGGTCCTGCCGCAGGCCCTGCCAGGGATCATCGCGACCGGGATCTTCACCTTCGCCGTGGCATGGAACGAGTACCTCTTCGCCTCGCTTCTCCTGTACACACCGTCGAACCAGACGCTCAGCGCCGGCCTCGCCACCGTGCTGGTCGGGCAGCTGAACCTCTATTCGTGGGGGATCCTCATGGCCGGCTCGACGCTCATGACGCTACCCGTCCTGATCGTCTTCATGTTCGTGCAGCGCCAGCTCGTGGCCGGGTTCAGCAGCGGCGCTGTCAAGGGGTAG
- a CDS encoding sugar ABC transporter permease has product MTSSPAPIAKKKVRWRTTRRGYPFPRLGLHISDSRLALVLMLPALVLMLVYVAYPLWSVVTSAFQQWATLNGPGTFVGLDNFAWLLAGGQFLQAFGHSLYYTIGNIVAQTLLGFAIALLLHQSLPGRNIARGAILFPFIVPAVVAALIWGYLLNDLTGVVNYVLISLHIIDQPLGLLSDPGGAMNTVIAISVWKYMPFMIILFLARLQTVPVDLTEAARSDGASPMQVLRFVIIPWMTPVIIVAVMLRTIWSFNEFDIPFLMTQGGPDQSTMMLPVLIRQLLIDNLDLGRAAAVSVVMILLLAISGGVYAYLFRRGERILDE; this is encoded by the coding sequence GTGACGAGCAGCCCTGCGCCCATCGCGAAGAAGAAGGTCCGCTGGCGGACGACCCGCCGCGGCTACCCATTCCCGCGGCTCGGCCTCCATATCTCGGACTCGCGGCTCGCCCTGGTGCTCATGCTGCCGGCGCTCGTCCTCATGCTCGTCTACGTCGCGTATCCCCTCTGGAGCGTCGTTACGAGCGCATTCCAGCAGTGGGCGACGCTCAACGGGCCCGGGACCTTCGTCGGCCTCGACAACTTCGCCTGGCTGCTCGCGGGCGGCCAGTTCCTGCAGGCATTCGGGCACTCGCTGTACTACACGATCGGCAACATCGTCGCCCAGACGCTGCTCGGGTTCGCGATCGCCCTGCTCCTCCACCAGTCGCTGCCGGGCCGGAACATCGCCCGCGGCGCGATCCTCTTCCCGTTCATCGTGCCGGCGGTCGTGGCGGCCCTCATCTGGGGCTACCTGCTCAACGACCTGACCGGCGTCGTCAACTACGTCCTCATCTCGCTCCACATCATCGACCAGCCGCTCGGCCTGCTCTCCGACCCGGGTGGTGCGATGAACACGGTCATCGCGATCTCCGTCTGGAAGTACATGCCGTTCATGATCATCCTGTTCCTTGCCCGGCTCCAGACCGTACCGGTCGATCTGACGGAGGCGGCCCGCTCCGACGGTGCGAGTCCGATGCAGGTCCTTCGCTTCGTCATCATCCCGTGGATGACGCCGGTCATCATCGTCGCCGTCATGCTCCGGACGATCTGGAGCTTCAACGAGTTCGACATCCCGTTCCTCATGACCCAGGGTGGTCCCGACCAGAGCACGATGATGCTGCCGGTCCTCATCCGGCAGCTCCTCATCGACAACCTCGACCTCGGGAGGGCGGCGGCCGTCTCGGTCGTCATGATCCTGCTCCTCGCGATCTCGGGGGGCGTCTATGCGTACCTGTTCCGCCGCGGAGAGCGAATCCTCGATGAGTGA
- a CDS encoding extracellular solute-binding protein — translation MDNDQGRERHVPAILDRRLSRRQVLGAGAAAAGAAFLAACSTSSSASQAPAGSAGASAGGGFNLINFFTTEDDPATQAVVTAAAEAFSGKNPGTEITQILMSNADRDQRILTGLSVGQDLGLFECGAPYRGQFIDAGYLYPLDDLIAQVGADQFPAGTRSIVNGHDYVFPYGGGPISAWSRSDRVPTQPTSYADLKGIAQQNTGGGKYGLALASGGFGPFDYVFPPMVWANGGDYFDPQGNVVFDSPQVGQAIQDYVDLLAFAPSGNTNWTFYSLIDAYLSERVAMSFYPGRLGTSIPGKAPQLESITQVEPTPFGPVDVHEWRWSYLAIDAKTKNPDLAKAFIKFLLTDKNGVAYANSVPGQLIPAVKSVRDAALGDTSNAYVQKHKDWLTTLYGQIDKSTDISGAMGVMSTGQLKLYNGLPAPWAATAWGINPVDMQMMQKIVLEKMSVKDGQAWAVSQYKGIVADYKTKHPNWKPYSG, via the coding sequence ATGGACAACGATCAGGGCCGTGAACGCCACGTACCGGCGATCCTGGACCGGCGTCTCAGCCGGCGGCAGGTCCTCGGCGCCGGCGCTGCGGCGGCAGGAGCGGCGTTCCTCGCCGCGTGCTCGACGAGCTCGTCCGCCTCGCAGGCTCCGGCGGGCAGCGCCGGCGCGAGCGCGGGGGGCGGGTTCAACCTCATCAACTTCTTCACGACAGAGGACGACCCGGCCACGCAGGCCGTCGTCACCGCGGCGGCAGAGGCGTTCTCCGGGAAGAACCCGGGTACCGAGATCACTCAGATCCTCATGAGCAACGCCGACCGCGATCAGCGGATCCTCACCGGCCTCAGCGTCGGCCAGGATCTCGGCCTGTTCGAGTGCGGCGCACCGTACCGCGGCCAGTTCATCGACGCGGGCTACCTCTATCCGCTCGACGACCTCATCGCGCAGGTCGGCGCGGACCAGTTCCCGGCCGGCACGCGGTCCATCGTCAACGGCCACGACTACGTCTTTCCGTACGGCGGCGGACCGATCAGTGCCTGGTCGCGATCCGACCGGGTGCCGACCCAGCCCACGAGCTACGCGGACCTCAAGGGCATCGCCCAGCAGAACACGGGCGGCGGCAAGTACGGTCTCGCCCTCGCGTCCGGCGGATTCGGTCCCTTCGACTACGTCTTTCCGCCGATGGTCTGGGCCAATGGCGGCGACTACTTCGACCCACAGGGCAACGTCGTCTTCGACTCACCGCAGGTCGGGCAGGCGATCCAGGACTACGTGGACCTGCTCGCCTTTGCCCCGTCAGGGAACACGAACTGGACGTTCTACTCGCTCATCGACGCGTATCTCAGCGAGCGCGTCGCGATGTCGTTCTATCCGGGTCGGCTCGGCACGAGCATCCCCGGCAAGGCCCCCCAGCTCGAATCGATCACCCAGGTCGAGCCGACGCCGTTCGGGCCGGTGGACGTCCACGAGTGGCGCTGGAGCTATCTCGCCATCGATGCCAAGACGAAGAACCCGGATCTCGCCAAGGCGTTTATCAAGTTCCTGCTCACGGACAAGAACGGCGTCGCCTACGCGAACAGCGTGCCGGGTCAGCTCATCCCCGCCGTCAAGAGCGTCCGCGATGCGGCCCTCGGGGACACGTCCAATGCGTACGTCCAGAAGCACAAGGACTGGCTGACGACCCTGTACGGCCAGATCGACAAGTCCACCGACATCAGCGGCGCGATGGGCGTCATGTCGACCGGTCAGCTCAAGCTGTACAACGGGCTGCCGGCGCCGTGGGCGGCGACCGCCTGGGGCATCAATCCAGTGGACATGCAGATGATGCAGAAGATCGTCCTCGAGAAGATGTCCGTGAAGGACGGCCAGGCCTGGGCGGTGAGCCAGTACAAGGGCATCGTCGCCGACTACAAGACCAAGCATCCGAACTGGAAGCCGTACTCCGGCTAG